Proteins from a genomic interval of Oryctolagus cuniculus chromosome 8, mOryCun1.1, whole genome shotgun sequence:
- the LOC127483154 gene encoding translation initiation factor IF-2 isoform X3: MARKGGVGSPPHGPPSLLLLRGLASSSGRSTRALRSPSPQRQGRAKYSRRRGEGMEKQRSTGREASSCETIRTGGRSCRGGGEGVRGGGVRRGRGRRALEPSCSCQQARRGSAERARPGPASLRRRRGRAPRRPRSADEPARLGDGETREGAPGLERSLSAVPRPPPPAPAPPPAAPSACPTPPSRSPLLAGPTPPSSDSKPRPFAALPPSPGSTDGETRWVEDVQAEGLWKGLGDRGEKSRSPISTLRQAPAQSGGVGAQGEGRCGATRGLCQAAAGARKNYPLSRLGRGTLGTSRPAPGHSAPGVARPGALPLGLGAARRRHGRRRMWATEEGSRLPTTSQRLSGPHPAEATYAAARGRPGRVFSLPRSPFSQGRGRPVRHVSLQLSLAPPWPSPLLFSQWAAQTRAIREGLCPSHGREQKESKKLRDSATPSLLLRETPRFLLRQQVMAQVLGPRKPTARSKLSSRLLFSACSCLLSKFV, encoded by the coding sequence aTGGCCAGAAAGGGTGGCGTGGGGTCTCCTCCCCACGGCCCGCCGAGTCTCCTCCTGCTGCGGGGCCTTGCTTCCTCCTCTGGCCGCTCCACTCGTGCCCTCCGGAGCCCCTCTCCCCAGAGGCAGGGGCGGGCAAAGTACTCAAGAAGAAGGGGCGAGGGAATGGAAAAGCAGCGAAGCACGGGGCGAGAGGCGAGCAGTTGCGAAACGATCCGCACCGGGGGCAGGAGCTGtagaggtggaggggagggagtccGAGGGGGCGGAGTGCGGAGGGGCCGAGGCCGCCGAGCGCTagagcccagctgcagctgtcagCAGGCGCGCCGGGGCTCGGCCGAGCGTGCGCGCCCGGGACCAGCCTCCCTCCGGCGCCGGCGGGGACGGGCACCTCGGCGGCCTCGCTCTGCCGACGAGCCCGCGCGGCTTGGCGACGGCGAAACGAGAGAAGGAGCGCCGGGGCTCGAGCGAAGCCTCTCCGCCGTCCCCAGGCCTCCGCCTCCTGCGCCAGCGCCTCCTCCCGCCGCTCCCTCCGCCTGCCCGACCCCTCCCTCGCGAAGCCCCCTCCTCGCCGGTCCCACACCTCCCTCTAGCGACTCCAAGCCCCGTCCCTTCGCAGCGCTGCCTCCCTCTCCGGGCTCCACAGACGGAGAAACTAGATGGGTGGAGGACGTGCAGGCGGAGGGACTGTGGAAGGGTTTAGGTGACCGAGGCGAGAAGTCAAGATCGCCCATTTCAACCCTCAGGCAGGCTCCTGCCCaaagtgggggggtgggggctcagggagAGGGACGATGCGGGGCAACTCGtggactgtgccaggctgcagccgggGCTCGCAAAAATTACCCACTCTCCCGTTTGGGGCGTGGGACCCTAGGGACCTCTAGGCCGGCTCCGGGCCACAGTGCCCCCGGGGTCGCGCGGCCAGGGGCGCTGCCACTTGGACTGGGCGCCGCTCGGCGCCGACACGGTAGGCGCCGGATGTGGGCAACTGAAGAAGGGTCGCGGCTTCCCACAACCTCCCAGCGTCTGTCGGGGCCCCACCCGGCCGAGGCCACGTACGCCGCGGCTCGCGGGCGCCCAGGGAGGGTTTTCTCCCTCCCCCGCAGCCCCTTCAGCCAGGGGCGAGGACGGCCCGTGCGCCACGTTTCACTTCAGCTTTCACTGGCACCTCCCTGGCCATCtcccctgctgttttcccagtggGCTGCTCAGACTCGGGCCATCCGCGAAGGCCTCTGCCCCAGCCACGGACGTgaacagaaagaaagcaaaaaactcCGCGACTCAGCcacaccttccctcctcctcagAGAAACTCCCCG
- the LOC127483154 gene encoding translation initiation factor IF-2 isoform X4: MARKGGVGSPPHGPPSLLLLRGLASSSGRSTRALRSPSPQRQGRAKYSRRRGEGMEKQRSTGREASSCETIRTGGRSCRGGGEGVRGGGVRRGRGRRALEPSCSCQQARRGSAERARPGPASLRRRRGRAPRRPRSADEPARLGDGETREGAPGLERSLSAVPRPPPPAPAPPPAAPSACPTPPSRSPLLAGPTPPSSDSKPRPFAALPPSPGSTDGETRWVEDVQAEGLWKGLGDRGEKSRSPISTLRQAPAQSGGVGAQGEGRCGATRGLCQAAAGARKNYPLSRLGRGTLGTSRPAPGHSAPGVARPGALPLGLGAARRRHGRRRMWATEEGSRLPTTSQRLSGPHPAEATYAAARGRPGRVFSLPRSPFSQGRGRPVRHVSLQLSLAPPWPSPLLFSQWAAQTRAIREGLCPSHGREQKESKKLRDSATPSLLLRETPRFLMRLSRKQ, translated from the coding sequence aTGGCCAGAAAGGGTGGCGTGGGGTCTCCTCCCCACGGCCCGCCGAGTCTCCTCCTGCTGCGGGGCCTTGCTTCCTCCTCTGGCCGCTCCACTCGTGCCCTCCGGAGCCCCTCTCCCCAGAGGCAGGGGCGGGCAAAGTACTCAAGAAGAAGGGGCGAGGGAATGGAAAAGCAGCGAAGCACGGGGCGAGAGGCGAGCAGTTGCGAAACGATCCGCACCGGGGGCAGGAGCTGtagaggtggaggggagggagtccGAGGGGGCGGAGTGCGGAGGGGCCGAGGCCGCCGAGCGCTagagcccagctgcagctgtcagCAGGCGCGCCGGGGCTCGGCCGAGCGTGCGCGCCCGGGACCAGCCTCCCTCCGGCGCCGGCGGGGACGGGCACCTCGGCGGCCTCGCTCTGCCGACGAGCCCGCGCGGCTTGGCGACGGCGAAACGAGAGAAGGAGCGCCGGGGCTCGAGCGAAGCCTCTCCGCCGTCCCCAGGCCTCCGCCTCCTGCGCCAGCGCCTCCTCCCGCCGCTCCCTCCGCCTGCCCGACCCCTCCCTCGCGAAGCCCCCTCCTCGCCGGTCCCACACCTCCCTCTAGCGACTCCAAGCCCCGTCCCTTCGCAGCGCTGCCTCCCTCTCCGGGCTCCACAGACGGAGAAACTAGATGGGTGGAGGACGTGCAGGCGGAGGGACTGTGGAAGGGTTTAGGTGACCGAGGCGAGAAGTCAAGATCGCCCATTTCAACCCTCAGGCAGGCTCCTGCCCaaagtgggggggtgggggctcagggagAGGGACGATGCGGGGCAACTCGtggactgtgccaggctgcagccgggGCTCGCAAAAATTACCCACTCTCCCGTTTGGGGCGTGGGACCCTAGGGACCTCTAGGCCGGCTCCGGGCCACAGTGCCCCCGGGGTCGCGCGGCCAGGGGCGCTGCCACTTGGACTGGGCGCCGCTCGGCGCCGACACGGTAGGCGCCGGATGTGGGCAACTGAAGAAGGGTCGCGGCTTCCCACAACCTCCCAGCGTCTGTCGGGGCCCCACCCGGCCGAGGCCACGTACGCCGCGGCTCGCGGGCGCCCAGGGAGGGTTTTCTCCCTCCCCCGCAGCCCCTTCAGCCAGGGGCGAGGACGGCCCGTGCGCCACGTTTCACTTCAGCTTTCACTGGCACCTCCCTGGCCATCtcccctgctgttttcccagtggGCTGCTCAGACTCGGGCCATCCGCGAAGGCCTCTGCCCCAGCCACGGACGTgaacagaaagaaagcaaaaaactcCGCGACTCAGCcacaccttccctcctcctcagAGAAACTCCCCG